ATCCAAATAAGTTGCCACCTCACCAGGCTACCCGCCATCAAGGCGTGGAAAGTCGATTCAAACTCCGACTTTCTTGCATTTACTTGTAGTATGCAAGCTATTACACGATAGAATGGATCCGTACCCGGCCGTCTCAACCATGGCGAATAATGGGGTAAGGACTGGCTCAGGCGAGAAGGTTACCGTAGTGGTCCTAGCCATTTCGGAGTACCAAGACCGGCGGGGTTCGACAGATTGGAGTGTTTAGCGATGTCAGCGAATCAGACCGCACCCGAAAAGAAGTCGTTGCGCGAACGATCCTTCAAGATCACCGAGCATCCTCGTTACAAGTGGGTCGTCCTCTCCAACACCACTCTCGGAATCTTGATGGCCACCATCAACTCGTCGATCGTGCTCATCTCGCTGCCAGAGATCTTCAACGGCATTAAGTTAAACCCACTCGCACCACAGAACACCTCTTACTTCCTTTGGGTGTTGATGGGCTACCTCGTAGTTACTGCGGTCATGGTTGTGAGCTTTGGTCGGCTTGGGGATATGTATGGGCGCGCTCGCATGTACAACATGGGGTTCGCCGCCTTCACCATCTTCTCTATCTTGCTCTCTATCACCTGGATGCACGGGAGTGGCGGTGCTCTCTGGCTGATTGCGATGCGACTTGGCCAAGGGTTAGGAGGAGCGTTGTTGATGGCTAACTCCGCAGCGCTGTTGACTGATGCCTTCCCCTCCACCCAACGTGGGCTAGCACTTGGAATCAACAACGTCGCAGCTATTGCGGGTTCATTCCTCGGCCTGATTATGGGTGGGTTGTTGGCCCCAATCTCATGGCGAGCCGTCTTTCTAGTGTCGGTTCCCTTTGGACTAATCGGCACCGTATGGGCTTATCTCATGCTTCACGACTTAGGCAAGAAGACAAAGGCAAGGATTGACTTTATCGGTAACCTTGTCTTCGCCATCGGTCTGATCTCGATTCTTGTCGGCATCACCTATGGCCTGCAGCCCTACGGTGGCCATACCATGGGCTGGACGAATCCAGGCGTACTAGCCGCCCTTATTGGTGGTGTCTTAACCCTGGTTAGCTTTGTCGCAATCGAACTAAAGCGCCCGGAGCCGATGATGAACGTACGACTATTCAGGATTCGCCCTTATAGCGCCGGTAACCTGGCGAGTCTGCTCGCCTCCCTTGGCCGTGGTGGCATGATGTTTATACTCATCATCTGGCTACAGGGGATCTGGCTACCCGAGCACGGCTACTCATACTCGTCTACCCCACTCTGGGCAGGAATCTACCTTGTTCCACTCACCATTGGCTTCTTGGTTGCCGGACCAGTATCTGGCTACCTCTCTGATCACTTTGGTGCACGACCATTTGCAACCGGCGGGATGGTGGTGGCAGCCCTATCCTTCATCCTCTTGATCTACCTCCCGGTCAACTTCTCCTATCCAGTGTTCGCCGCACTCCTTCTCTTGAATGGGCTAGCGATGGGGCTCTTTGCCTCCCCGAATCGCGCTGGCATCATGAACAGCCTCCCGGTAAATGAGCGTGGAGTCGGGGCCGGAATGGCAGCGACCTTCCAGAACTCGGCCATGGTGCTCTCCATAGGAGTCTTCTTCACGCTGATGATATTCGGCCTCCAAGCCTATCTACCTCATGCCCTGCTGACCGGACTGACACATCAACACGTCCCATTCCAGGTGGCCAAAGGAATCTCGGCACTACCGCCGGTAAGTCTGCTCTTCGCAGCATTCCTCGGATACAACCCGATCGCGAAGCTGATCGGCTCGTCGATACTTAGCAAGCTACCGAGCAAGAACTCGCACTATCTGACCGGACGCATCTACTTTCCGAACTTAATCTCACACCCCTTCGGGCATGGCCTCACCGAGGCTTTCATATTTGCAGCGATCGCATGTCTCGTTGCCGCTGTCGCATCATGGCTTCGTGGAGGTAAGTACACAGCTAGCGACATAGATCCAAGTTCGCCTTCCAACGAGGAGTACGAGCGCGAGCTCCAAGGGTCCTCCCCGTCAACAGCCGCTCCGGTCTCAGCAGCGAGTCGAACCCAGGGTTTAGACCCAGGCAGTAGAGGGCTCACCAGCGACTGACATTCAGCACAGATAAGTAGGGCGACGGTTGGCTTGCACGCCGGCAACTGTCGCTAGGATCGATGCCGTGCTAGCAGCGGTGCTCATAGTCGAGGACGACCCCTCTATCGCGGAACTCCTACGGGCCTATCTAGAACGAGACGAGTTCTCTCCAATTGTGGCAACCACAGGAGAGAGTGCGCTCAACCTCTTCGAGGAGGAGCGACCGATGGCGGTCATTCTCGACCTCAATCTCCCAGGTGTGCTCGATGGCCTCGATGTATGCCGCTTGCTTCGCAAACACTCTGACGTCCCTATCATCATGCTCTCCGCAAGAGACCAGGAGTTTGATCGCATCTTTGGACTCGAGATTGGAGCTGACGACTACGTCACCAAGCCATTCTCGCCTAGAGAGTTGATAGCACGATTAAAGGCCATACTCAGGCGTACGCAGCTCACCCCCAATTCCGCGACCAACGTCGAGGTTCTCGGGGCAATTACTTGGAATCAGCAGCGTCGAACTGCAACTCTTGGAGATCTAGTGGTACCACTGACCAACCGGGAGTTCGACCTGTTAGGCTTCCTCCTCACTCACCGTGGCGTGGCACTCTCGCGCCGCCAGCTCCTCGATGGCGTATGGGGACCCGAATGGTACGGAGACGATCGGACAGTTGACGTCCACATCCGTCAATTACGTCGCAAATTCGGCGACTCGTTGCCTATAACCACAGTATGGGGGGTTGGCTATCGCTTGGCATAGTCCAAAAAGTATACGCACCACGCTCCGATTTGGCCTACTCACTACCGCAATTGTCACCGTCCTAATCGGAGGGCTCGGGACCCTTTTCATCAGTAGAGAGGTCGCTGTTCACCAGACTCAGGCCTTTCTACTGAGGACCGCAAGCGCACTC
The genomic region above belongs to Ferrimicrobium acidiphilum DSM 19497 and contains:
- a CDS encoding MFS transporter, with the protein product MSANQTAPEKKSLRERSFKITEHPRYKWVVLSNTTLGILMATINSSIVLISLPEIFNGIKLNPLAPQNTSYFLWVLMGYLVVTAVMVVSFGRLGDMYGRARMYNMGFAAFTIFSILLSITWMHGSGGALWLIAMRLGQGLGGALLMANSAALLTDAFPSTQRGLALGINNVAAIAGSFLGLIMGGLLAPISWRAVFLVSVPFGLIGTVWAYLMLHDLGKKTKARIDFIGNLVFAIGLISILVGITYGLQPYGGHTMGWTNPGVLAALIGGVLTLVSFVAIELKRPEPMMNVRLFRIRPYSAGNLASLLASLGRGGMMFILIIWLQGIWLPEHGYSYSSTPLWAGIYLVPLTIGFLVAGPVSGYLSDHFGARPFATGGMVVAALSFILLIYLPVNFSYPVFAALLLLNGLAMGLFASPNRAGIMNSLPVNERGVGAGMAATFQNSAMVLSIGVFFTLMIFGLQAYLPHALLTGLTHQHVPFQVAKGISALPPVSLLFAAFLGYNPIAKLIGSSILSKLPSKNSHYLTGRIYFPNLISHPFGHGLTEAFIFAAIACLVAAVASWLRGGKYTASDIDPSSPSNEEYERELQGSSPSTAAPVSAASRTQGLDPGSRGLTSD
- a CDS encoding response regulator transcription factor, producing MLAAVLIVEDDPSIAELLRAYLERDEFSPIVATTGESALNLFEEERPMAVILDLNLPGVLDGLDVCRLLRKHSDVPIIMLSARDQEFDRIFGLEIGADDYVTKPFSPRELIARLKAILRRTQLTPNSATNVEVLGAITWNQQRRTATLGDLVVPLTNREFDLLGFLLTHRGVALSRRQLLDGVWGPEWYGDDRTVDVHIRQLRRKFGDSLPITTVWGVGYRLA